tgaggGACGTTTGCgctatagtgggcatggattggttgagccgatttgggtcGGTTATAGACTACGAGCGGCAGatagtgacgatacgagaccctagtggaggAGTGCTGAcggtatatggcgagggtacccgatacgggtcagcattttgtttagTTGATAGAGCGAGACAGAGCTTACAGCAGGGCTGCAGGGGGTTgtagcttatgtgatggatacacgagtggcCGCGGAGAGCCCGAGTTCGATTGATGATGATCCGATAGTGCACGAGTTCCCGGATgcttttcccgaggagttgtcgggtgtgtctcccgagaggcaggtggagttccgcatcgatttggttctgggggcagcgcctataaccaaggcgccttatcgtcttgcgccgccagagatgcaggagttatcctcgcagcttcaggagctgctgggaaaggggtttattagaccgagtagctcgtcgtggggagcgtcgatcctttttgtcaagaaaaaggatggttcacaccagatgtgcattgattaccgggagttgaacaagttaagtgtcaagaaccgttatccattaccgatgatcgatgatctgttcaatcatttgcagggagcgtcttggttctccaagatagatttgaggtctagatatcatcagatgagagtgcgggatgaagatatccagaagacggcgttcaggactcgttctgggaattacgagttcatggtgatgccttttggactcaccaatgcactggcagcattcatggatctcatgaacagggtgtgcaggctgatgttggatcggtcggtgatcgtgttcatcgacgatattctggtgtattcgagatctagagagcagcatgaggagcatctgagagagattctcggagTATTGAGGCCGGAGAGGCTTTtcaccaaattctccaagtgtgatttctgtttacgagaggtctagttcttgggacacctcgttaaccagaatgggatattggtcgatccggccaagattgaggcggttatgagatggAAGGTGCCGAAATCCCCCACCGAgttcaggagttttctgggattggtcggctactatcatagatttatcagggatttctacaagattgtcgttcctctcACAAGATTGACCCTGAAGGGTGTGACTTTTagttggggtccagagcagcagacctcatttgagacgcttcgccagagattatgcgaagccccagtattagcccttccggagggaatggaggattttgtggtgtattgtgacgcgtctatATCGGGATTGGgagtggtgcttatgcagagagggcatgtgatagcatatgcatcgaggtagctgaagccccATGAGAGACGAGGTATCTCACCCACGATTTTAGAATTGGGGGCAGCGGTGTTCGGCCTCAAGATATGGCGTCATTATTTATATGgagttcgttgtaccatatacacggaccacaagagtttgaagtacatgatggatcaacccaacctgaacatgcgtcagaggagatggttggatgtggtaaaggattatgactgcgagatcctgtaccacccgggcaaggctaacgttgtagccgatgccctaagttgcagggcggagagtgccccgatacgagacatttgtatgaggataacggtgatggctccggtgttggataccatacgagaggcccaggtagaggctgtgagactggagaaccgcaagagagagcgggtgattggacaggtatctgagttcgttaccgatagtcgagggcttttgacctttcagggtcgtATTTGGGTGCCGTTTGCGGGCGGGGCACGTGCCATATTGATGGAGGGGGTGCATAgatcgaggttttcgatccatccaggggccactaagatctatttggacctgaagagggagtattgttggccctgtatgaagagggatgttgcatggtttgttgaaaggtgcttgacctgtcgcagggttaaggccgagcaccagcgtccgcatggaaaattgcagccacttgaggtttcccaatggaagtgggaacaaattttcatggattttatcaccaaattgccgaggatcgcgaggggtgtcgatgcaatttgggtgatcgttgaccagCTGATGAAGAGCGTTCATTTTCATGCTATCAGCGAGAGCTCTTCCGCAAAGAGACtggcagagatgtatgtgagagaagtggtatcgcggcatggagtaccgatctcgattgtgtcagatcgagatgtacgtttcacttccagattctggaagaaattccatgaggagatGGGTACGAGGTTGAATTTcagcaccgcttaccacccatagacggacggacagagtgagcggacgattcagacgctcgaggacatgcttcgagcatgtgtgttggacttcggaggatgttgggacacgtacttaccATTGGCtgaattttcctataacaacagccaccattcgagtattagtatgcctccctttgagttattgtatgggaggaggtatcGAACTCCCATctactggggagaggtagggcagcgagtgatgggtagcactgaaaTAGTGCTtcaagacgactgagcagatacaacaggtcaggcagagattgctgacagcccagagtcgccagaagagttatgcggacaggcgacgATCCGAGTTTGAGTTCCAGGTTGGATACTTcctactcctgaaggtatctccttggaaacgagtgatccgattcaggaagaggggaaagttggggccccagtacattggtcctttcagagtgaccgcgagggtgggcagagtagcgtatcgtttagagctacctgcggagttgagccagatacatgataccttccacgtgtctcagttgaggaagtgtatagccgacgagtcggcggtagtgccactagaggatattcaggtggatgcgagcctgaattacgttgAGAAGCCGAtcgcgatcttggatcggaagatcaaggctctgaggaacaaggagctgcccctggttcaggtccagtggcaacattggagagggtccgagttgacttgggagtcggaggtggagatgcgggagtagcatccagagttatttgcagagcgagacttcgagggcgaagtctgattctagtggggaagaattgtaacatccggatttccaggtaccatatttaaattgtttattttgagttatgaggagggactcgacgagttgacgcctagactcgtcgagtgggATCGCGATTTGCTGACTCGATTAATGAACAGACTCAACGAGTCgatgggaggactcgacgagtccgcgctgtgggTGGTAGCCCTAAATCCTCGggcctgtgccctatttaagggaccttatggccctcatttgcggctaccagtcgagagagagaaaccctagtgagcttgagcgtgtGGTGTGAGTAGAAGGACTATTTTGATCCTTGTTGGTGTGGTTTCTGCAAAGAAGAAGGAGATTCCAGCAAAAGAAGGTCAAGGGGGTTCCTATTTTGTGGTTTCAAGCAAGGAAACTCCATCTTTGAGGTATTAAATCGAACCCTTCTTTTGTTTTGGTGTAGAACCCTTGAATCTAGAGTTTTCTGTACCCTTTATTGGCTTGGATATGATGCTTATGATGTCCCTTTGAGTGTTAAACTctggatctggaccttgagaggtccagagaacCCCAACCTCCCATCTTTATGCTACTCCATTAGAGATAtgaacctaggttgccattttagaggctATTGTGCAAAAAGAAGCATATTGGAcgttgcatgagtgtaaaggtcGGGCCTTTACGTGATTATCGAGTATggtaaggtcagatctataggttagagaaatagatctgacctcagaaggtcatttgagtgttgccatggaaggaactcgccgagtccacaaggggactcgacgagtcgagtcggggttgccccgcgattcatggcCGGTGgcaacccgtcgagtggaaggttcactcgatgagtcgagtgagACCTTAGAAGGATTCAGGGGAcacgcttggactcggcgagtcacacgagtgcactcgacAAGTCTGGTCAAATTTTGACCGTTGACtacagttgactttcgttgacttttagggtttggtcaacacttGGACTTTGTGGACCATTAGAAGTGTAAAATGttcttttagccttctgagaggacATTGGAAGGgactagtctagcctggagagtcgttattgatttgagatgaTTGCTTGTGTTTAGGCGGGGCTAGGTCATTGTTACAAGGTTCAGGGATACCGAGCACGTGAGTTACTAGACagcatacgaggtgagttttctcagtatacgttacctagagtggtatttatgagtgaccggaaggtcttatgtgctaagaagagtatgtgatgtatgttgatagatgatatgtgttatgttatgttatgaacagtatgttttggaccggaaggtcatcatgttatggaccggaaggtcaaaaagggtatggaccggaaggtcattatgTGTAgaaccggaaggtctaccagggttgggacggaagtcccctgagacacatgggtCGGAAGGTCCCATAAAGAtatggccttgagtggcgtatgtattgtatgtgatattttggggaactcgctaagctttgatACTTACAGTGttaagtgttatgtgtttcaggtactaccgAGGATTGCGAGAAGGtgtcggcatgatccgtacacactagCAGAGGAttatttttatgatcttgggatatgtttttatCATGATGACATTTGTTGAACATGAGATCTGAGAATATTGATatttttatattgtttgaaaaatgaaaaattgttttaaatttttacgttgttacaggcGTACCATCCATGTACGCGGCGCGTATAGGAGTAAGTGGATAGCAGGTTCCATGCATGTACACGCAGCGTACAAGATGGTACGCGTAGCGTACATGTCCAGACTCAAGCAgcgagtatgcttagcgtacagctAAGTACGCCCGTGTACTCAGAGAGGATTTTGCAATTTGGGCCAAGGGTTTGGGCCTCCTGGTGGGCTTGGGCTTATGAGTTCTTGTTGGGTCTTCTGGGAACAAGTATCTTGGTTTTGGAAATAGttattgggcttagggtaaggcccataaagagattgggcccaatttggaaaattgggccataaatgggccatGAAAGATtatttggttttgggccttttagattgtggatttgggccttagttttggttTAAACTAgatcatgggtaaaatggtcattttaacctaAGTATGGACTTTTAGATACAGTTTGGAACCCAAGTATTAACTAGGTGTTATtttatattgatagctcggggagtcgttAGGACAGCAGCAAGGGATTTTTGGTTCATTCAGATTAGCAACGCATTGCGATTAATTAGCAACGTATAACGACAACACAATGGATTTAGCAACAGATTAGCGACATATAAAGGACGATCACACACCTGACACCTCCTCATGGAGGTCAACTTTATTCTCTTCCATTAGATACTTATGTATTTGCTAAAATTTTATCACCATATTATCAAATCGCATCTCAACTTGTTGTTTTATCCCATGTTCTATATAATTCAGATAGTTGTGATTGTATCGATATATGCATCTTCACATTTGGTTATTAATTACCCTTGATTGTGTAAAGGAATGTTAGGAGGAAATGGGTAACTCACAGAAAATAAACAGATGAACTGAAATAACTCAATTAGGGGCCTTACATGCAAATAGGCTTTATTTATTTAGACAAATTCACATTAGAAGTAACAAAAACCAAACAGGTCATAGAATATAGGAATACCACAACATATATATCAAGACAAGAAGATTATAAATTTATTACAGAAAGAAAACTGCAAGTTTATGGTATTTCTCTGATGTATGTAGGTAATACAAGGCTTTCAACATACGTACCTCCAATGGTGAATCTAGTTGGACCCCTTAGGATCCTTACATTTCTGCATACTCTCTCATCAACATTGTATATAATAACTCCATCTTCATCACCCAAAACAATATCCCGATTGCTGTCATCAACTGAACAAATAGGCTTCACATTATCTATATCGACTCCATGGATGGAAACCTTGGTCCAAGACATACCAACTCCATACTCCTCCATCACCCACAAATCATTACCCAGTTGGTTAAAAAGACAAAGCTTCCCACCAATAACAACAAGCTCGTTGAAAACAGCTTTGTAGTTATCAATCGAATCAGGTAATTCAATTTCTTTGAACTTCTCGTTAGCTAAATTAAACGCAATAATGGTTGATGAGTAATTGGGTCGTGTGCTTGTTAACCAGTGAAGGCTCCCATTGACGAGAACCCCACTAACGAGATGGCCCACAGCATGATCATAAGGAGAATTAGGCAATTTCCTCCATGAATTGTTGCTCAGGGTATAGACATTGACGAACATATCGGTGCAATCAGGATTATGCTCGTTGTCGGTGTCCCAGAAAGAAATCGCGATTACTTTGTAATCGTCGGTGGATGAATCGTATCCAAATCCATACATTTCAAAACTCTCACTAATCGGGAGTGCAAAAGGGGAAAGGGGAAGTTTCGAGATCTTACGTGTGGTTGGATTCATGAGATAGAGTATGTCATATTCGTCTATCGCTAAAACAAGCCCGTTGCAAGACCCCAAGATACCTTCCCACCTGATCGAAGGTGGCCGGAAAGTTATTTCATTTCCGGTT
The genomic region above belongs to Lactuca sativa cultivar Salinas chromosome 4, Lsat_Salinas_v11, whole genome shotgun sequence and contains:
- the LOC111901526 gene encoding F-box/kelch-repeat protein At3g06240 isoform X2; the protein is MSAMNNLPPDIIEAILRRLPEKSLGRFKSVSKQWCSLISDPQFIKTHLHQHSHHKTSKLILVSDTKCLYSVDINEIVPHLKFDDIPATGNEITFRPPSIRWEGILGSCNGLVLAIDEYDILYLMNPTTRKISKLPLSPFALPISESFEMYGFGYDSSTDDYKVIAISFWDTDNEHNPDCTDMFVNVYTLSNNSWRKLPNSPYDHAVGHLVSGVLVNGSLHWLTSTRPNYSSTIIAFNLANEKFKEIELPDSIDNYKAVFNELVVIGGKLCLFNQLGNDLWVMEEYGVGMSWTKVSIHGVDIDNVKPICSVDDSNRDIVLGDEDGVIIYNVDERVCRNVRILRGPTRFTIGGTYVESLVLPTYIREIP
- the LOC111901526 gene encoding F-box/kelch-repeat protein At3g06240 isoform X3; protein product: MSAMNNLPPDIIEAILRRLPEKSLGRFKSVSKQWCSLISDPQFIKTHLHQHSHHKTSKLILVSDTKCLYSVDINEIVPHLKFDDIPATGNEITFRPPSIRWEGILGSCNGLVLAIDEYDILYLMNPTTRKISKLPLSPFALPISESFEMYGFGYDSSTDDYKVIAISFWDTDNEHNPDCTDMFVNVYTLSNNSWRKLPNSPYDHAVGHLVSGVLVNGSLHWLTSTRPNYSSTIIAFNLANEKFKEIELPDSIDNYKAVFNELVVIGGKLCLFNQLGNDLWVMEEYGVGMSWTKVSIHGVDIDNVKPICSVDDSNRDIVLGDEDGVIIYNVDERVCRNVRILRGPTRFTIGGPQLDRYLPRSC
- the LOC111901526 gene encoding F-box/kelch-repeat protein At3g06240 isoform X4 is translated as MSAMNNLPPDIIEAILRRLPEKSLGRFKSVSKQWCSLISDPQFIKTHLHQHSHHKTSKLILVSDTKCLYSVDINEIVPHLKFDDIPATGNEITFRPPSIRWEGILGSCNGLVLAIDEYDILYLMNPTTRKISKLPLSPFALPISESFEMYGFGYDSSTDDYKVIAISFWDTDNEHNPDCTDMFVNVYTLSNNSWRKLPNSPYDHAVGHLVSGVLVNGSLHWLTSTRPNYSSTIIAFNLANEKFKEIELPDSIDNYKAVFNELVVIGGKLCLFNQLGNDLWVMEEYGVGMSWTKVSIHGVDIDNVKPICSVDDSNRDIVLGDEDGVIIYNVDERVCRNVRILRGPTRFTIGGQQLDRYLPRSC
- the LOC111901526 gene encoding F-box/kelch-repeat protein At3g06240 isoform X1 produces the protein MSAMNNLPPDIIEAILRRLPEKSLGRFKSVSKQWCSLISDPQFIKTHLHQHSHHKTSKLILVSDTKCLYSVDINEIVPHLKFDDIPATGNEITFRPPSIRWEGILGSCNGLVLAIDEYDILYLMNPTTRKISKLPLSPFALPISESFEMYGFGYDSSTDDYKVIAISFWDTDNEHNPDCTDMFVNVYTLSNNSWRKLPNSPYDHAVGHLVSGVLVNGSLHWLTSTRPNYSSTIIAFNLANEKFKEIELPDSIDNYKAVFNELVVIGGKLCLFNQLGNDLWVMEEYGVGMSWTKVSIHGVDIDNVKPICSVDDSNRDIVLGDEDGVIIYNVDERVCRNVRILRGPTRFTIGGVVLQIIECCETGLRTPWNGVLEPKSEPLAILSPSSNSEVCMF